From Pseudomonas vanderleydeniana, the proteins below share one genomic window:
- a CDS encoding MGMT family protein, with the protein MNVSEEADGDSPAQMRRTALYLTLDQVPAGKVVTYGQLAELAGLGRAARWVGRTLSQLPADTRLPWHRVLGAGGRISLPAGSPSGDEQRARLRTEGVSVLNNRVDIKRHGWRPIEHSG; encoded by the coding sequence ATGAACGTGAGCGAAGAAGCCGACGGCGACAGCCCCGCACAAATGCGCCGTACCGCCCTCTACCTGACGCTGGACCAGGTACCAGCCGGCAAGGTGGTCACCTACGGCCAACTCGCCGAACTGGCCGGGCTCGGCCGCGCCGCACGCTGGGTCGGGCGTACCCTCAGCCAGCTACCGGCCGATACCCGGCTGCCCTGGCACCGGGTCCTGGGTGCCGGCGGTCGGATCAGCCTCCCGGCCGGCAGCCCGTCCGGCGACGAGCAACGCGCCAGGCTGCGCACCGAAGGTGTCAGCGTCCTGAACAATCGTGTCGATATCAAGCGCCATGGCTGGCGCCCGATAGAGCACAGCGGTTAG